The Myxocyprinus asiaticus isolate MX2 ecotype Aquarium Trade chromosome 46, UBuf_Myxa_2, whole genome shotgun sequence genome includes the window ttctgcgcttcagctctgcctttgcacttttaatattctcttccaactccacaagttcttgtgctttggattttttggtgcatgaggcatactgtatgatccaacccctaagaactgccttaagtgcctcccttAAGTgcatcaatataatgactcccctactcttacttgagccaacactaaagaaaaaacatgtccaccccatatcttcccacaatttttcagcttcctgcagggaaagatgtgtttcttgaagaaacacaatatcatatttcttacgtttaagaaaagaaataactttccttctttttatggggtgccccaacccattcacattccatgtggagagagacaacatattcatattaacatttgacatattgatataataaaaataaataaattgtgtgtcaaaaacaagattacacagaccacattccccattaatgcaacagtcaaaccctgaacttccccccgatcaaaacaaacagaaaaaagaaaaacgtgcgcattaaccccgcgcacgaaagcgccaacctgCGTCAATCcattaaaactcaaagagtccatgtatgcctacgagagcccccgcggcaactttgctcaagtccggtgcttctatacaaattttgtaaggcaaaaatacataacagaaaatactttgtaaaacagaccccagccaacaggcagaataacagaaaaaacatgtagactcattcacagaaccgtctcgaaggtgtgttcctccacaaaataaactccagctgatataaagccgttcagtttcctcagataGACAAgtaattgttcagtgagccggctgttatgagttcagcggatgacataatcattccaatgtcccctaaaaatactcaacaaaacagactccagccagcaggaggaataagcacaaagaacaaacagatttatccacagctgttccaaaggagtgatattcaacagaacaagctccagccgctaggcggagccagcacgcaAAAGCAAAACCGgtatcccggttcctcggatgatcaagagccaaactaactgggAGgccgcaaaaataaaaaataaaaataaataaataaataaataaatacaccataacttactcagccagtcaactttataaaagatgtcctttatgtgagcatgtagatattttgcggtcatccaaagtgtccattctcgatctggccggaaacttcagtgtaaaaaagattttctgtcaatgcaaaattttcttggagtcatgccacataataaactccagccgctaggtggagccagcgcaaaaagaaacaaaaatggcatccagcttcctcagataatagagttcgtgcaccgcgagtcagtccactaatataagaaacatcaaatggcttactccaatgtatttatgaaagagagtgcttgttttggacatgtaaatactttgcaaccattcttcgtttctattcttagtttggccggaaacatcagagcaaaagtgaccttctgctggtgtaagagtttcttacattccttgaaccgatcgcgtttctctcttgtcgaattcgcaaagtccgggaacaataaaatattatggttcttccaagaaagcttccctttactcctcgcctggtgtaacacaagatctttatcggatgatttcagaaatttggccaaaatcgatcagggcctgtctcccttagcagatctgcgagccgggactctgtgagcttgctcgatttccagcttgtggcctgtcatgtcgagtagactcgggaagagctcatccaggaatttcaccatatctctgccctcttcatgctcaggaattccaacaattcgtatgttattccttcggctcatattttcaaaatattccagtttttccgaaattaattccaaatctgttttggacacgggcggattagtggataattccctttccgatgactcaagataatcgattcgtttttcaacttctgtcactcttgtaaacaactcagagaattttgtttccatcgctgtaatcgatcgatgtattacagcgagatcttccaagtcagcaacaaccttcctcaacatcaccgacatgttggacagttgacgctgaatttcatctaccgacgtgccctccaaatcgagtccccatctCGCAAGctcatcagaggcctcagcttgaacacataagtgtcttttaatgtctccagagtctgaggattttgacttctttgccatgtttacctcaaagagcaagtatgtaattgggtgtatcgaatctcaccagattataacatgaaaataattaaaaaactagcaaagtttgcagagctcgtgtctcacacatctgcttctcgcatggcgtccccgGAAACCAAGAGGATAAATGTCTAAACTTTCCTGTTTTTAAATTGTCTGAAAAGAATCATAATGTTTGTGTGAAGGTAAAATATCTTTGATATTTTATTACTGAGCAGATGACAAATGATGAGGACATTGCAAGGCAATCGCGCATGATGTATACACAGGCTAACATACTTTTACGCAAGTTTAGTGCATGTACAGATGAAGTGAAGATGTCTTTGTTTAAAGCATATTGTACACCACTCTACACTGCACATTTGCAGTCAAACTATAGGATAGCAAGCTTAAAGAGACTTCAAGTAGCTTATAATGACCAATGAGAATTTTACTAAAGAAACCTAGATGGCATACTGCGAGTGAAATGTTTGTGACTGCAGGAGTTAAAACTTTTCATGCTGTTTTAAGACATTTTATGTAAAAGTTCATTTGCCGGCTCAACAAGTCTGAAAATGAAATCATTGTGGACTTATCGAATATAAGGGTCAGTATTATAGGCTACCAATCCAAGCTGTGGAGACACTGGTACTGTTGAATCTTTGTAACACACTGATTTGtatgaattataattttatttttatttatttatttaatttatttttatgtatgctGCTCATTTTATGTATTGTCTTGTATTTTAATTGGACCCTGAGTCTGTAGTAAAGTTTTGAATTGATCAGCGGACAGAAATATGCTGCAAGATCGTCTGACATTTTAccggtaaaagtttggcttctacgcaataaggaaggctattagttataatctgaccaacatgatgtagtGTTTGGTCACGCTACATAGCTACTCgctggaaaaagtagttcactactgtcaagctactctgttttaaaagcagctgagctagcTACTGAAAAATGAAGTTAAGTTAGCAGCGTCACTACATGTGgatagctactccccaacactgctggcTGCACACTTAAAGAAAcataccatgttattaccatgatTCTTTGaacatggtactttgataaaaaacatgattagtttttttgtttttaattgtacCATTGTGATAGCATTGCTTGTGTTTGCAATCACAATACAGAAAATAGTACTAGGACTGGATAAAATCCATAGACCCAAATGGCATTATAAAAGTGAAAAGAAattagtgtttttaaaaaaaagtactgtatgtttcatgcaTGATGTTGCTGCTGTTTTGCACCCTATTTGTTTTATGGCTTTTTCCACCTTTTATTTACATTCCTTTATTGTCTTTTGCACCATGTCTCTTCAATGTTGTAAGAATATACTTTTTCAATTCACTGAAAACATTTTAGGAAAACTCCACTTCAATCTGATTACCTGAATGAACTCTAGACAATCTGAAATAAAATCTGACTGTGTTCATAATGTACATCAATAAATGCAACTctctaaaataaaaagtaatgtgCCATTTTAAATCAGTTTAGTAGTTACAGTATTAGGTAAAATCTATAGATTATGCCAGTGAACATTCTGGAAAATTGGGAATGATAGTCCATCCTAATTTGGctattaaatattatttgttcCACACAGACACATTCTTCAATATATCAGAGAAACTAAAAACAGTCACTCATCAGACACACAATAACAAAACATGACTTGCTTGACTTTCTGTGATGATGACAGAGCGCTTCAAAGCATTATAAAAAGGatatgtgatattattttaatcaGCATCTCAGCACATTATGATATATTTAACTTTTCCTGGTTTCTATGGCATGTTTTCACAGTTTTCTATTGTGACACATTTGCATCACTGTACTGAGCTGTTATAATTTAGTGCACAACAGATTTTGCACAAGCTTGGCTATGGTGGACTCAAATTTAGGACtgaacattgaaaaaataaaaaataactacatGAGGATATATTTGGCATTtctattttattaaaacagataAACCAAATcccataaattattttataaaaaaaaatatttgtacatgAGAATATTACATAGCACAAGGAGAGCTTATGCACAGTATAAGATGTATACAATTCAAATAGAAAGAGGAATGGCTTCTTTTATACTGTGGTGCTTGAAGACTTTCCTGTAGAAGTTGTTCTTTTGTCCACTTTAGCAATATGATTGCTCACCCAGGCTGTCTGAGGGTCTGCACAGATTTTTTTCCCTGCAATTGTCAGAAACCTGatgacaaaacacaaaacaagactTAGATCAAGGATTTCAATGGAAAGAATTTTTAAAGTTTGACTTTGCAGTTGAAATGATGTGATACTCACACAATGCCTTCTTTGGGACAGTAGCTGCTGGTCCGTTTGTAAGAGACCACACATCTGAGAGGAATCGTCAGATTTGTGAACTCTGAACAGCATGTTGACTGTGCTGCTTGGTTTGCTAAAGTAGCTGAAAGAATTCAAGTTTCACTTTAGATATtcaaaatatcacaaataaaaagaagttCATCACATATAAATCACCAAATGcgacattttcaaaaatgaaacaaagcaTAACTgaagtaaataatataaaaacagaaGGTAAGGTTTTGTTTTAATACGTATAAAGAATCCTCACAACTCGAAGCCAGCTGCATAGAGCAGAACAGCACCAAGAAGATCAGGGACATCAGACTTTTCATTCTTCAGGAGTGTTGGTTCACACTGTTCTGTAGAGCTTTTAGATCTCCAAGCAAGTGATGTGTACCGAATAGTTTCAGATCACCTTCTTAAATACAGAGTAAGAGAGATTTTCCTCCAAAAGATATTCATGTAAATGTATTTCTGAGTATCAAAATACTCTAGAAGGTGTTTATTTTAGCACTTCCTTTTCATCATCCAGCTTTCTGTTTTACTTCTCTTCAGTGATGTAAGAATGGCCCCTGaacttttcttttatttcttagatTCATTGAAAACATTCTCCAGGGAAAACAATTCAGAGATCAGTTTGATCAGTTTATTCTCCTTGGATAGTGTGCATATAAACAAGTGGTCATATGGGTGAAGGTGTCGGGCAAATGTTCAAATTCTGAGACATTTTGCGTCCCAGAAaggaatttaatttttaaatgaaaacgaatGTCATATTGAGTCCACACCTGATCAATGAAAAGTATGAAAGTAAATATTGCTTGTATAttacattaaaacaattttttttggcACAACTTAATTTTATTGTGTAGAATGGAAGGTCACTTAATTCATTTGTATTGGGACAAATCATTTTCATTAGCAATAACCACATGTACATGTAATGTCAGGTTCCCAGAATGCACAGATAAAAATGGTTAATTAATGTCttaatatttgatttttattgCAGTATTTGCAATGgtggtgttgtgtttgttgtcccTTTGggttttgtgtcatgtgagtgcATCTATTTCTAAAAATATGATTGTTGAGTGGCACCatcattgtgctttgtgtgttgGATGTTAAGGACCCTGCACGCCAGGTAAGCtaggtagttcagcgagtattgatgctagcaaccactcctggagttgagagtttgaatccagggcatgctgagtgactccagccaagtctcctaagcaaccaaattagcccagttgctagggagagtagagtcacatgaggtaacctcctcgtgatcatgATTAAttgttcttgctctcaatggagcatgtggtaagttgtgtgtggatcgcagggAGTAGcacaagcctccacatgctgagagtctccgcggtgtcatgcacaatgagctatgtgataaaatgcgcatattgactgtctcagaagcagagacaactgagacttgtcctccaccacccagactgcggtgagtaactgcaccaccacgaggatctactaagtagtaggaactgggcattccaaattgagagaaaagggcataaaaataaataaaaaggacccTGCATGCCTGGCTGGTAAACTTGACTTAAAACTCATTGACAAGATGTTGTCCTCTTTTGCTGAGACTACAAGCTTACAGCTTTTTTGCTATTACAATAACAAatgtttgaccaaaaaaaaaacaaaaaaaaaaacagaaatggtaGCTATAAATTAAGTTgcttcaacaagactttaaattagttttttttaaaaatgtaatttaattgtgtGGAAAAGTTTTCCTTAATTATATTAAGTTTTAATGAACGCTTAATTGAACGTTAATTGGCAGCATGTCCGGGAGCCAGCaaatccttttctctctctccagctctctctctctccttctctttcttccCCTTCTCCATCCCATACTGTTCCTGTCCCTACCCCCGGAGACAGGGGTTAATTTAATCGAAGCCTGCTCCCTGGACCCGGGGTGTTGCTATTGCTCCGAACCCCCCTTTCTCTGTTCCCACTCCCCACCAGGTTGGTGGATCCGGGGCCGCAGGTGTGGGGGTAAGGTCTGGGCCGGTGTGCTGGCGCTTCAGGGAACCGGGACATATCCAGGATCAATACCCGgtgccaacaggcgtttacaCAAGTgaagacttctctctcccttttttgtaCAGACGGACGTGTGGGACTTGGGGTTGGGGGCTGTATTATCCCTGGTAgcggagggggaggagtgccctgtgctgtacattagtcggaagctctcaGTGCGAGAAAAGAAGTACAGCACAAAAGAGAAAGAGTGTCTGGGCATCAAATGGGCGGTCCTGACCTTCCGGTACTACCTGCttgggtgggccttcaccctctgttcggatcacaccccactccaatggctcaaccgcatgaaggataccagtgCGTGGATCACTCGTTAgtatctggcacttcagccctttaagttTGAGGTGTTCCACAGGCCGGGAGGCGCAGATGGCAGTGGCCGATTTTCTCTCTCGGAATGGGACAGGGGGAGTTGGTGGCAGGCCGGACAACTcctcggcctgagtcgggcggtgggggtatgtggaggcgagggtgtggtcgagcgccGATATGtgcagagtgaggccgggaaaGCTGAGTGGGTAAGAATTTACACTTGTGCTAACAGCTGTTTGTATTTTCAGCGAGCTGTGGCggagataaaaggggaggagatGGAGGCAGATGAGAAAGAGAGTCGCGCTTcaactgcctgtgtgtgtgtgtgttttggagtgtttgctgaaaagcaaagAGCTAtttgtaagtaaagacttactcattgCAACGGAGTATGCCGTCTCacacttcctcattccctggaactACGGGATTTGTTACAGTCTACAATAAGCTGaggtgttgattttaaaattatgCAACTCCAAGATACAGAGAAAGGTCCTCTTCTCTTTTGTCCTTCAGTGTCAGTTTAATATTGCTTTGAAACCCTTTGACCTCATTATAGACGTGTGCAGGTCATACGTTCTACCTTTCATTCACAGTAAAGCTGCTTCCCTCTTACTTTCAATAGATTTGCATGTTTGTGCTCTCAGAAGCAGATTAGTTTTTGTAATTCTCATGTCTGATAATTGTTCCCAGAATGTGAACTACCACAGTTtatagatttaaagggatagttcattaaattatattagatttttagaagatgtaGGTCAGTGCAAGTAAATGTTGAGAcataactttgaagctctaacAATCacatacaagcagcataaaagtaatccacacaacccTAGTGGATTAAtatgtgtcttctgaagcaatgcgaTTCCTTATTTACTGCTAAATATTATTTGTTCCACACAGACACGTTCTTCAATTTATCAGAGAAACTAAAAACAGTCACTCATCAGACACACAATAACAAAACATGACTTGCTTGACTTTCTGTGATGATGACAGAGCGCTTCAAAGCATTATAAAAAGGatatgtgatattattttaatcaGCATCTCAGCACATTATGATATACTTAACTTTTCCTGGTTTCTATGGCATGTTTTCACAGTTTTCTATTGTGACACATTTGCATCACTGTACTGAGCTGTTATAATTTAGTGCACAACAGATTTTGCACAAGCTTGGCTATGGTGGACTCAAATTTAGGActgaacattgaaaaaaataaaaaataaataactacatGAGGATATATTTGCCATTtctattttattaaaacagataAACCAAATCCCAtaaagtattttataaaaaaaatatttgtacatgAGAATATTACATAGCACAAGGAGAGCTTATGCACAGTATAAGATGTATACAATTCAAATAGAAAGAGGAATGGCTTCTTTTATACTGTGGTGCTTGAAGACTTTCCTGTAGAAGTTGTTCTTTTGTCCACTTTAGCAATATGACTGCTCACCCAGGCTGTCTGAGGGTCTGCACAGATTTCTTTCCCTGCAATTGTCAGAAACCTGatgacaaaacacaaaacaagactTAGATCAAGGATTTCAATGGAAAGAATTTTTAAAGTTTGACTTTGCAGTTGAAATGATGAGATACTCACACAATGCCTTCTTTGGGACAGTAACTGCTGGTCCGTTTGTAAGAGACCACACGTCTGAGAGGAATCGTCAGATTTGTGATCTCTGAACAGCATGTTGACTGTGCTGGTTGGTTTGCTAAAGTAGCTGAAAGAATTCAAGTTTCACTTTAGATATtcaaaatatcacaaataaaaagaagttCATCACATATAAATCACCAAATGcgacattttcaaaaatgaaacaaagcaTAACTgaagtaaataatataaaaacagaaGGTAAGGTTTTGTTTTAATACGTATAAAGAATCCTCACAACTCGAAGCCAGCTGCATAGAGCAGAACAGCACCAAGAAGATCAGAGACATCAGACTTTTCATTCTTCAGGAGTGTTGGTTCACACTGTTCTGTAGAGCTTTTAGATCTCCAAGCAAGTGATGTGTACCGAATAGTTTCAGATCACCTTCTTAAATACAGAGTAAGAGAGATTTTCCTCCAAAAGATATTCATGTAAATGTATTTCTGAGTATCAAAATACTCTAGAAGGTGTTTATTTTAGCACTTCCTTTTCATCATCCAGCTTTCTGTTTTACTTCTCTTCAGTGATGTAAGAATGGCCCCTGaacttttcttttatttcttagatTCATTGAAAACATTCTCCAGGGAAAACAATTCAGAGATCAGTTTGATCAGTTTATTCTCCTTGGATAGTGTGCATATAAACAAGTGGTCATATGGGTGAATGTATCAGGCAAATGTTCAAATTCCGAGACATTTTGCGTCCCAGAAaggaatttaatttttaaatgaaaataaatgtcatattGAGTCCACACCTGATCAATGAAAAGTATGAAAGTAAATATTGCTTGTATAttacattaaaacaattttttttggcACAACTTCATTTTATTGTGTAAAATGGAAGGTCACTTAATTCATTTGTATTGGGACAAATCATTTTCATTAGCAATAACCATATGTACATGTAATGTCAGGTTCCcagaatgcacaaataaaaatggtaaattaatgtcttaatatttgatttttattgcagtatttgcactggtggtgttgtgtttgttgtcccTTTGggttttgtgtcatgtgagtgcATCTATTTCTAAAAATATGATTGTTGAGTGTCACCATCATTGTGGTTTGTGTGTTGGATGTTAAGGACCCCGCATTCCAGGTAAGCtaggtagttcagcgagtattgatgctgacaacCACTCCTGGAGTagagagtttgaatccagggcatgctgagtgactccagccaagtcttctaagcaaccaaattagcccagttacaagggagagtagagtcacatgaggtaacctcctcgtgatcgtgaTTAAttgttcttgctctcaatggagcatgtggtaagttgtgtgtggattgcagggagtagcacgagcctccacatgctgagagtctccgcggtgtcatgcacaatgagctatgtaataaaatgcgcagattgactgtctcagaagcagagacaactgagacttgtcctccgccacccagactgaggtgagtaactgcaccaccacgaggatctactaagtagtaggaactgggcattccaaattgagagaaatgggcataaaaataaataaaaaggacccTGCATGCCTGGCTGGTAAACTTGACTTAAAACTCATTGACAAGATGTTGTCCTCTTTTGCTGAGACTACAAGCTTACAGCTTTTTTGCTCTTACAATAACAAatgtttgaccaaaaaaaaaaaaaaaacagaaatggtaGCTATAAATTAAGTTgcttcaacaagactttaaattagtttttttgaaaaatgtaatttaattgtgtGGAAAAGTTTTCCTTAATTATATTAAGTTTTATTGAACGCTTAATTGAACGTAAATTGCAGCATGTCCGGGAGCCAGCAAAACCTTTTCTTTCtctccagctctctctctctccctctctttcttcccCTTCTCCATCCCATACTGTTCCTGTCCCTACCCCCGGAGACAGGGGTTAATTTTATCGAAGCCTGCTCCCTGGA containing:
- the LOC127435969 gene encoding monocyte chemotactic protein 1B-like is translated as MKSLMSLIFLVLFCSMQLASSSTLANQPAQSTCCSEITNLTIPLRRVVSYKRTSSYCPKEGIVFLTIAGKEICADPQTAWVSSHIAKVDKRTTSTGKSSSTTV
- the LOC127435971 gene encoding monocyte chemotactic protein 1B-like; this translates as MKSLMSLIFLVLFCSMQLASSSTLANQAAQSTCCSEFTNLTIPLRCVVSYKRTSSYCPKEGIVFLTIAGKKICADPQTAWVSNHIAKVDKRTTSTGKSSSTTV